Proteins encoded in a region of the Bubalus bubalis isolate 160015118507 breed Murrah chromosome 9, NDDB_SH_1, whole genome shotgun sequence genome:
- the SYDE1 gene encoding rho GTPase-activating protein SYDE1 isoform X1 → MAEPLLRKTFSRLRGREKLPRKKSDAKERGRPAQRPEPSPPEPQAPEGPQAGAEGPPSPEASRSPAHGAYLQSLEPSSRRWVLGGAKPPEETTLGPGAPGSGEPAGEIWYNPIPEEDPRLPAPELSGPQPGSAEADSPASPGTAPASPPTKASRTKSPGPARRLSMKMKKLPELRRRLSLRSTRTSRERERAAPEGSVISRYHLDSSVGTPGRTAVAEGARGPRAGYLSDGDSPERPAGPPSPTAFRPYEVGPSSRPPPAALWGRLSLHLYGLGGLRPAPGATPRDLCCLLQVDGVARARTGPLRGGPDFLRLDHTFHLELEAARLLRALVLAWDPGVRRHRPCAQGTVLLPTVFRGCQAQQLAVRLEPQGLLYAKLTLSEQQESPSTAEPRVFGLPLPLLVEREQSPGQVPLIIQKCVGQIERRGLRVVGLYRLCGSAAVKKELRDAFERDSAAVCLSEDLYPDINVITGILKDYLRELPTPLITQPLYQVVLEAMARGPPSRAPSSTEGTRELLSCLPDVERATLTLLLDHLRLVSSFHAHNRMTPQNLAVCFGPVLLPARQAPARPRIRSSGPGLSNAVDFKRHIEVLHYLLQAWPDPRRPPEPPELVPYLRPKRQPSLHLPLASPEVVTRPRGRGGPESPPSNRYAGDWSVCGRDFLPCGRDFLSGPDYDHVTGSDSEDEDDEVGEPTGATDFEDDFEAPFNPHLNLKDFDALILDLERELSKQINVCL, encoded by the exons GCCGACCAGCCCAGCGCCCGGAGCCCAGTCCCCCAGAGCCCCAGGCCCCAGAAGGACCCCAGGCTGGAGCGGAGGGGCCCCCCAGCCCTGAGGCATCTCGGAGCCCAGCTCATGGTGCCTACCTGCAGAGCCTGGAGCCCAGCAGCCGCCGCTGGGTGCTGGGCGGGGCCAAGCCACCAGAGGAGACCACTCTGGGGCCGGGGGCACCTGGCAGTGGGGAGCCTGCCGGTGAGATCTGGTACAACCCCATCCCAGAGGAGGACCCCAGACTCCCAGCACCGGAGCTCTCAGGCCCACAGCCAGGCTCAGCTGAGGCAGACAGCCCGGCCTCTCCAG GCACAGCCCCTGCCAGCCCCCCGACCAAAGCCTCCCGCACCAAGTCCCCCGGCCCAGCCAGGCGCCTCTcaatgaagatgaagaagctgcCTGAGCTGCGGCGCCGACTGAGTCTGCGGAGCACCCGGACGAGCCGAGAGCGCGAGCGGGCCGCCCCCGAGGGCTCGGTCATTAGTCGTTATCACCTGGACAGCAGCGTGGGGACCCCAGGGCGGACAGCAGTAGCTGAGGGCGCACGTGGCCCGAGGGCGGGTTACCTCAGTGATGGCGACTCTCCTGAGCGCCCCGCGGGGCCTCCGTCACCCACTGCCTTCCGCCCCTATGAGGTGGGCCCCTCCTCCCGGCCGCCCCCGGCTGCGCTCTGGGGCCGCCTCAGCCTGCACCTGTACGGGCTGGGAGGGCTGCGGCCGGCGCCTGGGGCCACTCCGCGAGACCTCTGCTGCCTGCTGCAGGTGGATGGGGTGGCCCGGGCCCGAACCGGGCCGCTGCGTGGGGGGCCAGACTTCCTGCGGCTGGACCACACCTTTCACCTGGAACTCGAGGCAGCCCGGCTGCTGCGGGCCCTGGTGCTGGCCTGGGACCCCGGTGTCCGGCGGCACCGGCCCTGCGCCCAGGGCACTGTGCTGCTGCCCACGGTTTTCCGAG GTTGCCAGGCCCAGCAGCTGGCCGTGCGCCTCGAGCCCCAAGGGCTGCTGTATGCCAAGCTGACCCTGTCGGAGCAACAAGAATCACCCAGCACAGCTGAGCCCCGAGTCTTCGGGCTGCCCTTGCCCCTGCTGGTGGAGCGTGAGCAGTCCCCTGGCCAGGTGCCTCTcattattcagaagtgtgttgggCAGATCGAGCGTCGAGGGCTGCGG GTAGTGGGGCTATACCGTCTGTGCGGCTCGGCAGCCGTGAAGAAAGAGCTTCGCGATGCCTTTGAGCGAGACAGTGCAGCTGTCTGCCTCTCTGAGGACCTGTACCCTGATATCAATGTCATCACCG GCATCCTCAAGGATTATCTTCGGGAGCTGCCTACCCCACTCATCACCCAGCCCCTCTATCAGGTGGTGCTGGAGGCAATGGCCCGAGGGCCCCCAAGCAGGGCTCCATCCAGCACTGAGGGCACCCGTGAGCTCCTCAGCTGCCTGCCAGATGTGGAGAGG GCTACATTGACGCTTCTCCTGGACCACCTGCGCCTTGTCTCCTCCTTCCACGCCCACAACCGCATGACTCCGCAGAACCTGGCCGTTTGCTTCGGTCCCGTGCTGCTGCCAGCGCGCCAGGCACCCGCCAGGCCCCGCATCCGCAGCTCTGGCCCGGGTCTCTCGAATGCGGTGGACTTCAAGCGCCATATCGAGGTGCTGCACTACCTGCTGCAAGCCTGGCCAG ATCCCCGCAGGCCCCCAGAGCCTCCGGAGCTCGTCCCGTACCTGCGGCCCAAACGACAGCCGTCGCTGCACTTGCCGCTAGCGAGCCCCGAAGTGGTGACTCGGCCCCGCGGCCGGGGCGGTCCCGAAAGCCCCCCGAGCAACCGCTACGCGGGTGACTGGAGTGTTTGCGGGCGGGACTTCCTGCCCTGTGGGCGGGACTTCCTCTCCGGGCCAGACTACGACCACGTGACGGGCAGCGACAGTGAAGATGAGGACGACGAGGTTGGCGAGCCGACTGGCGCCACCGATTTTGAAGACGACTTCGAGGCGCCCTTCAACCCGCACCTGAACCTCAAAGACTTTGATGCCCTCATCCTGGACCTGGAGAGAGAGCTTTCCAAGCAGATCAACGTGTGTCTCTGA
- the SYDE1 gene encoding rho GTPase-activating protein SYDE1 isoform X3, whose protein sequence is MAEPLLRKTFSRLRGREKLPRKKSDAKERGRPAQRPEPSPPEPQAPEGPQAGAEGPPSPEASRSPAHGAYLQSLEPSSRRWVLGGAKPPEETTLGPGAPGSGEPAGEIWYNPIPEEDPRLPAPELSGPQPGSAEADSPASPGTAPASPPTKASRTKSPGPARRLSMKMKKLPELRRRLSLRSTRTSRERERAAPEGSVISRYHLDSSVGTPGRTAVAEGARGPRAGYLSDGDSPERPAGPPSPTAFRPYEVDGVARARTGPLRGGPDFLRLDHTFHLELEAARLLRALVLAWDPGVRRHRPCAQGTVLLPTVFRGCQAQQLAVRLEPQGLLYAKLTLSEQQESPSTAEPRVFGLPLPLLVEREQSPGQVPLIIQKCVGQIERRGLRVVGLYRLCGSAAVKKELRDAFERDSAAVCLSEDLYPDINVITGILKDYLRELPTPLITQPLYQVVLEAMARGPPSRAPSSTEGTRELLSCLPDVERATLTLLLDHLRLVSSFHAHNRMTPQNLAVCFGPVLLPARQAPARPRIRSSGPGLSNAVDFKRHIEVLHYLLQAWPDPRRPPEPPELVPYLRPKRQPSLHLPLASPEVVTRPRGRGGPESPPSNRYAGDWSVCGRDFLPCGRDFLSGPDYDHVTGSDSEDEDDEVGEPTGATDFEDDFEAPFNPHLNLKDFDALILDLERELSKQINVCL, encoded by the exons GCCGACCAGCCCAGCGCCCGGAGCCCAGTCCCCCAGAGCCCCAGGCCCCAGAAGGACCCCAGGCTGGAGCGGAGGGGCCCCCCAGCCCTGAGGCATCTCGGAGCCCAGCTCATGGTGCCTACCTGCAGAGCCTGGAGCCCAGCAGCCGCCGCTGGGTGCTGGGCGGGGCCAAGCCACCAGAGGAGACCACTCTGGGGCCGGGGGCACCTGGCAGTGGGGAGCCTGCCGGTGAGATCTGGTACAACCCCATCCCAGAGGAGGACCCCAGACTCCCAGCACCGGAGCTCTCAGGCCCACAGCCAGGCTCAGCTGAGGCAGACAGCCCGGCCTCTCCAG GCACAGCCCCTGCCAGCCCCCCGACCAAAGCCTCCCGCACCAAGTCCCCCGGCCCAGCCAGGCGCCTCTcaatgaagatgaagaagctgcCTGAGCTGCGGCGCCGACTGAGTCTGCGGAGCACCCGGACGAGCCGAGAGCGCGAGCGGGCCGCCCCCGAGGGCTCGGTCATTAGTCGTTATCACCTGGACAGCAGCGTGGGGACCCCAGGGCGGACAGCAGTAGCTGAGGGCGCACGTGGCCCGAGGGCGGGTTACCTCAGTGATGGCGACTCTCCTGAGCGCCCCGCGGGGCCTCCGTCACCCACTGCCTTCCGCCCCTATGAG GTGGATGGGGTGGCCCGGGCCCGAACCGGGCCGCTGCGTGGGGGGCCAGACTTCCTGCGGCTGGACCACACCTTTCACCTGGAACTCGAGGCAGCCCGGCTGCTGCGGGCCCTGGTGCTGGCCTGGGACCCCGGTGTCCGGCGGCACCGGCCCTGCGCCCAGGGCACTGTGCTGCTGCCCACGGTTTTCCGAG GTTGCCAGGCCCAGCAGCTGGCCGTGCGCCTCGAGCCCCAAGGGCTGCTGTATGCCAAGCTGACCCTGTCGGAGCAACAAGAATCACCCAGCACAGCTGAGCCCCGAGTCTTCGGGCTGCCCTTGCCCCTGCTGGTGGAGCGTGAGCAGTCCCCTGGCCAGGTGCCTCTcattattcagaagtgtgttgggCAGATCGAGCGTCGAGGGCTGCGG GTAGTGGGGCTATACCGTCTGTGCGGCTCGGCAGCCGTGAAGAAAGAGCTTCGCGATGCCTTTGAGCGAGACAGTGCAGCTGTCTGCCTCTCTGAGGACCTGTACCCTGATATCAATGTCATCACCG GCATCCTCAAGGATTATCTTCGGGAGCTGCCTACCCCACTCATCACCCAGCCCCTCTATCAGGTGGTGCTGGAGGCAATGGCCCGAGGGCCCCCAAGCAGGGCTCCATCCAGCACTGAGGGCACCCGTGAGCTCCTCAGCTGCCTGCCAGATGTGGAGAGG GCTACATTGACGCTTCTCCTGGACCACCTGCGCCTTGTCTCCTCCTTCCACGCCCACAACCGCATGACTCCGCAGAACCTGGCCGTTTGCTTCGGTCCCGTGCTGCTGCCAGCGCGCCAGGCACCCGCCAGGCCCCGCATCCGCAGCTCTGGCCCGGGTCTCTCGAATGCGGTGGACTTCAAGCGCCATATCGAGGTGCTGCACTACCTGCTGCAAGCCTGGCCAG ATCCCCGCAGGCCCCCAGAGCCTCCGGAGCTCGTCCCGTACCTGCGGCCCAAACGACAGCCGTCGCTGCACTTGCCGCTAGCGAGCCCCGAAGTGGTGACTCGGCCCCGCGGCCGGGGCGGTCCCGAAAGCCCCCCGAGCAACCGCTACGCGGGTGACTGGAGTGTTTGCGGGCGGGACTTCCTGCCCTGTGGGCGGGACTTCCTCTCCGGGCCAGACTACGACCACGTGACGGGCAGCGACAGTGAAGATGAGGACGACGAGGTTGGCGAGCCGACTGGCGCCACCGATTTTGAAGACGACTTCGAGGCGCCCTTCAACCCGCACCTGAACCTCAAAGACTTTGATGCCCTCATCCTGGACCTGGAGAGAGAGCTTTCCAAGCAGATCAACGTGTGTCTCTGA
- the SYDE1 gene encoding rho GTPase-activating protein SYDE1 isoform X2, protein MRAQRDSGSGSRPAQRPEPSPPEPQAPEGPQAGAEGPPSPEASRSPAHGAYLQSLEPSSRRWVLGGAKPPEETTLGPGAPGSGEPAGEIWYNPIPEEDPRLPAPELSGPQPGSAEADSPASPGTAPASPPTKASRTKSPGPARRLSMKMKKLPELRRRLSLRSTRTSRERERAAPEGSVISRYHLDSSVGTPGRTAVAEGARGPRAGYLSDGDSPERPAGPPSPTAFRPYEVGPSSRPPPAALWGRLSLHLYGLGGLRPAPGATPRDLCCLLQVDGVARARTGPLRGGPDFLRLDHTFHLELEAARLLRALVLAWDPGVRRHRPCAQGTVLLPTVFRGCQAQQLAVRLEPQGLLYAKLTLSEQQESPSTAEPRVFGLPLPLLVEREQSPGQVPLIIQKCVGQIERRGLRVVGLYRLCGSAAVKKELRDAFERDSAAVCLSEDLYPDINVITGILKDYLRELPTPLITQPLYQVVLEAMARGPPSRAPSSTEGTRELLSCLPDVERATLTLLLDHLRLVSSFHAHNRMTPQNLAVCFGPVLLPARQAPARPRIRSSGPGLSNAVDFKRHIEVLHYLLQAWPDPRRPPEPPELVPYLRPKRQPSLHLPLASPEVVTRPRGRGGPESPPSNRYAGDWSVCGRDFLPCGRDFLSGPDYDHVTGSDSEDEDDEVGEPTGATDFEDDFEAPFNPHLNLKDFDALILDLERELSKQINVCL, encoded by the exons GCCGACCAGCCCAGCGCCCGGAGCCCAGTCCCCCAGAGCCCCAGGCCCCAGAAGGACCCCAGGCTGGAGCGGAGGGGCCCCCCAGCCCTGAGGCATCTCGGAGCCCAGCTCATGGTGCCTACCTGCAGAGCCTGGAGCCCAGCAGCCGCCGCTGGGTGCTGGGCGGGGCCAAGCCACCAGAGGAGACCACTCTGGGGCCGGGGGCACCTGGCAGTGGGGAGCCTGCCGGTGAGATCTGGTACAACCCCATCCCAGAGGAGGACCCCAGACTCCCAGCACCGGAGCTCTCAGGCCCACAGCCAGGCTCAGCTGAGGCAGACAGCCCGGCCTCTCCAG GCACAGCCCCTGCCAGCCCCCCGACCAAAGCCTCCCGCACCAAGTCCCCCGGCCCAGCCAGGCGCCTCTcaatgaagatgaagaagctgcCTGAGCTGCGGCGCCGACTGAGTCTGCGGAGCACCCGGACGAGCCGAGAGCGCGAGCGGGCCGCCCCCGAGGGCTCGGTCATTAGTCGTTATCACCTGGACAGCAGCGTGGGGACCCCAGGGCGGACAGCAGTAGCTGAGGGCGCACGTGGCCCGAGGGCGGGTTACCTCAGTGATGGCGACTCTCCTGAGCGCCCCGCGGGGCCTCCGTCACCCACTGCCTTCCGCCCCTATGAGGTGGGCCCCTCCTCCCGGCCGCCCCCGGCTGCGCTCTGGGGCCGCCTCAGCCTGCACCTGTACGGGCTGGGAGGGCTGCGGCCGGCGCCTGGGGCCACTCCGCGAGACCTCTGCTGCCTGCTGCAGGTGGATGGGGTGGCCCGGGCCCGAACCGGGCCGCTGCGTGGGGGGCCAGACTTCCTGCGGCTGGACCACACCTTTCACCTGGAACTCGAGGCAGCCCGGCTGCTGCGGGCCCTGGTGCTGGCCTGGGACCCCGGTGTCCGGCGGCACCGGCCCTGCGCCCAGGGCACTGTGCTGCTGCCCACGGTTTTCCGAG GTTGCCAGGCCCAGCAGCTGGCCGTGCGCCTCGAGCCCCAAGGGCTGCTGTATGCCAAGCTGACCCTGTCGGAGCAACAAGAATCACCCAGCACAGCTGAGCCCCGAGTCTTCGGGCTGCCCTTGCCCCTGCTGGTGGAGCGTGAGCAGTCCCCTGGCCAGGTGCCTCTcattattcagaagtgtgttgggCAGATCGAGCGTCGAGGGCTGCGG GTAGTGGGGCTATACCGTCTGTGCGGCTCGGCAGCCGTGAAGAAAGAGCTTCGCGATGCCTTTGAGCGAGACAGTGCAGCTGTCTGCCTCTCTGAGGACCTGTACCCTGATATCAATGTCATCACCG GCATCCTCAAGGATTATCTTCGGGAGCTGCCTACCCCACTCATCACCCAGCCCCTCTATCAGGTGGTGCTGGAGGCAATGGCCCGAGGGCCCCCAAGCAGGGCTCCATCCAGCACTGAGGGCACCCGTGAGCTCCTCAGCTGCCTGCCAGATGTGGAGAGG GCTACATTGACGCTTCTCCTGGACCACCTGCGCCTTGTCTCCTCCTTCCACGCCCACAACCGCATGACTCCGCAGAACCTGGCCGTTTGCTTCGGTCCCGTGCTGCTGCCAGCGCGCCAGGCACCCGCCAGGCCCCGCATCCGCAGCTCTGGCCCGGGTCTCTCGAATGCGGTGGACTTCAAGCGCCATATCGAGGTGCTGCACTACCTGCTGCAAGCCTGGCCAG ATCCCCGCAGGCCCCCAGAGCCTCCGGAGCTCGTCCCGTACCTGCGGCCCAAACGACAGCCGTCGCTGCACTTGCCGCTAGCGAGCCCCGAAGTGGTGACTCGGCCCCGCGGCCGGGGCGGTCCCGAAAGCCCCCCGAGCAACCGCTACGCGGGTGACTGGAGTGTTTGCGGGCGGGACTTCCTGCCCTGTGGGCGGGACTTCCTCTCCGGGCCAGACTACGACCACGTGACGGGCAGCGACAGTGAAGATGAGGACGACGAGGTTGGCGAGCCGACTGGCGCCACCGATTTTGAAGACGACTTCGAGGCGCCCTTCAACCCGCACCTGAACCTCAAAGACTTTGATGCCCTCATCCTGGACCTGGAGAGAGAGCTTTCCAAGCAGATCAACGTGTGTCTCTGA
- the ILVBL gene encoding 2-hydroxyacyl-CoA lyase 2 isoform X1: MKVKVPRGCQLMETAVAAAPAWGFFSSFLLLAFGTLVAALLGAAHRLGLFYQLMHKVDTASTRHGGENVAAVLKAHGVRFLFTLVGGHISPLLVACEKLGIRVVDTRHEVTAVFAADAVARLTGTVGVAAVTAGPGLTNTVTAVKNAQIAQSPVLLLGGAASTLLQNRGALQAIDQIALFRPLCKFCASVRRVRDIIPTLRAAMAAAQSGTPGPVFVELPLDVLYPYFMVQKEMVPAKPPKGLMSRAVHWYLANSLANLFAGAWEPQPEGPLPLDIPQASPQQVQRCVEILSRAKKPLMLIGSQALLPPTSADKLRVAVETLGIPCFLAGMARGLLGRNHPLHFRQNRRAALKKADVVVLAGAVCDFRLSYGRVLSRSSKIIVVNRDRKEMLINSDIFWKPQEAVQGDVGSFVVKLVEGLQGQMWASDWAEELRQADQQKEQTFREKALMPVAQHLNPVRVLQLVEDTLPDNSILVVDGGDFVGTAAYLVQPRGPLRWLDPGAFGTLGVGAGFALGAKLCRPDAEVWCLFGDGAFGYSLIEFDTFVRHKIPVMALIGNDAGWTQISREQVPSLGSNVACGLAYTDYHKAAQGLGAQGLLLSRENEDQVVKVLHDAQQRCQDGHPVVVNILIGRTDFRDGSIAM, from the exons ATGAAGGTTAAAGTGCCACGAGG GTGTCAGCTCATGGAGACCGCGGTGGCTGCCGCCCCAGCTTGGGgcttcttctcctctttcctgctCCTGGCCTTCGGGACGCTAGTGGCCGCCTTGCTGGGCGCCGCTCACCGCCTGGGGCTCTTCTATCAGTTGATGCACAAG GTGGACACAGCAAGCACCCGGCATGGTGGGGAGAATGTGGCAGCCGTGCTGAAGGCCCACGGTGTGCGCTTCCTTTTCACACTGGTCGGCGGGCACATTTCGCCACTGCTGGTGGCCTGTGAGAAGTTGGGCATCCGCGTGGTGGACACCCGCCACGAAGTCACAGCTGTCTTTGCCGCTGATGCTGTAGCCCGCCTGACCG GGACAGTGGGCGTGGCAGCAGTGACGGCCGGCCCCGGCCTCACCAACACAGTGACTGCGGTGAAGAATGCCCAGATAGCCCAGTCCCCAGTCCTGCTCCTGGGTGGGGCTGCCAGCACCCTGCTGCAG AATCGGGGTGCACTCCAGGCAATTGATCAGATAGCCCTGTTCCGGCCGCTCTGCAAGTTTTGTGCTTCTGTGCGGAGAGTGCGGGATATCATCCCCACCCTGAGGGCCGCGATGGCCGCTGCACAGTCGGGCACCCCCG GCCCGGTGTTTGTGGAACTGCCTCTGGACGTGCTGTACCCCTACTTCATGGTTCAGAAGGAGATGGTGCCAGCTAAGCCGCCCAAGGGCCTCATGAGTCGAGCGGTCCACTG GTACTTGGCGAATTCCCTGGCCAACCTCTTTGCAGGAGCTTGGGAGCCTCAGCCTGAGGGGCCTCTGCCCCTGGACATTCCCCAGGCCTCCCCACAGCAG GTTCAGAGATGTGTGGAGATCTTGAGTCGGGCCAAAAAGCCCCTCATGCTAATTGGGAGCCAGGCCCTGCTGCCTCCGACATCCGCAGACAAGCTTCG GGTTGCCGTGGAGACCCTGGGCATCCCTTGCTTCCTGGCAGGGATGGCACGGGGACTGCTGGGCCGCAACCACCCCCTCCATTTCCGGCAGAACCGCAGGGCTGCCCTGAAGAAGGCAGATGTGGTCGTCCTGGCAG GAGCAGTGTGTGACTTCCGCCTGTCCTATGGGCGTGTCCTCAGCCGCAGCAGCAAAATCATTGTTGTCAACCGTGACCGGAAGGAGATGCTGATCAACTCAGACATTTTCTGGAAGCCCCAAGAGGCTGTGCAGG gagatgtgggctccTTCGTGGTGAAGCTGGTGGAGGGCCTCCAGGGTCAGATGTGGGCCTCAGACTGGGCAGAGGAGCTTCGGCAAGCCGACCAACAGAAGGAGCAGACCTTTCG GGAGAAGGCACTGATGCCTGTAGCCCAGCATCTTAACCCGGTGCGGGTCCTGCAGCTGGTGGAGGACACTCTGCCTGACAACTCCATCCTGGTGGTCGATGGCGGGGACTTTGTGGGCACAGCTGCCTACCTGGTGCAGCCCCGTGGGCCCTTGCGTTGGCTTGATCCTG GGGCCTTTgggactctgggggttggtgcCGGATTTGCACTTGGGGCCAAACTGTGTCGGCCGGATGCTGAG GTCTGGTGCCTGTTTGGGGATGGAGCATTTGGCTATAGCCTCATCGAATTTGACACCTTCGTCAGACACAAG ATCCCAGTGATGGCCTTGATAGGAAATGATGCTGGCTGGACCCAGATTTCCAGGGAGCAGGTGCCCTCTCTGGGCAGCAACGTGGCCTGTGGCCTGGCTTACACTG ATTATCACAAGGCAGCCCAGGGACTGGGGGCCCAGGGCTTGCTGCTCTCACGCGAGAATGAGGATCAGGTGGTCAAGGTGCTGCATGATGCCCAGCAGCGGTGCCAGGATGGCCACCCGGTTGTGGTCAACATTCTCATCGGGAGGACGGACTTCCGGGATGGCTCCATCGCCATGTAG
- the ILVBL gene encoding 2-hydroxyacyl-CoA lyase 2 isoform X2 → METAVAAAPAWGFFSSFLLLAFGTLVAALLGAAHRLGLFYQLMHKVDTASTRHGGENVAAVLKAHGVRFLFTLVGGHISPLLVACEKLGIRVVDTRHEVTAVFAADAVARLTGTVGVAAVTAGPGLTNTVTAVKNAQIAQSPVLLLGGAASTLLQNRGALQAIDQIALFRPLCKFCASVRRVRDIIPTLRAAMAAAQSGTPGPVFVELPLDVLYPYFMVQKEMVPAKPPKGLMSRAVHWYLANSLANLFAGAWEPQPEGPLPLDIPQASPQQVQRCVEILSRAKKPLMLIGSQALLPPTSADKLRVAVETLGIPCFLAGMARGLLGRNHPLHFRQNRRAALKKADVVVLAGAVCDFRLSYGRVLSRSSKIIVVNRDRKEMLINSDIFWKPQEAVQGDVGSFVVKLVEGLQGQMWASDWAEELRQADQQKEQTFREKALMPVAQHLNPVRVLQLVEDTLPDNSILVVDGGDFVGTAAYLVQPRGPLRWLDPGAFGTLGVGAGFALGAKLCRPDAEVWCLFGDGAFGYSLIEFDTFVRHKIPVMALIGNDAGWTQISREQVPSLGSNVACGLAYTDYHKAAQGLGAQGLLLSRENEDQVVKVLHDAQQRCQDGHPVVVNILIGRTDFRDGSIAM, encoded by the exons ATGGAGACCGCGGTGGCTGCCGCCCCAGCTTGGGgcttcttctcctctttcctgctCCTGGCCTTCGGGACGCTAGTGGCCGCCTTGCTGGGCGCCGCTCACCGCCTGGGGCTCTTCTATCAGTTGATGCACAAG GTGGACACAGCAAGCACCCGGCATGGTGGGGAGAATGTGGCAGCCGTGCTGAAGGCCCACGGTGTGCGCTTCCTTTTCACACTGGTCGGCGGGCACATTTCGCCACTGCTGGTGGCCTGTGAGAAGTTGGGCATCCGCGTGGTGGACACCCGCCACGAAGTCACAGCTGTCTTTGCCGCTGATGCTGTAGCCCGCCTGACCG GGACAGTGGGCGTGGCAGCAGTGACGGCCGGCCCCGGCCTCACCAACACAGTGACTGCGGTGAAGAATGCCCAGATAGCCCAGTCCCCAGTCCTGCTCCTGGGTGGGGCTGCCAGCACCCTGCTGCAG AATCGGGGTGCACTCCAGGCAATTGATCAGATAGCCCTGTTCCGGCCGCTCTGCAAGTTTTGTGCTTCTGTGCGGAGAGTGCGGGATATCATCCCCACCCTGAGGGCCGCGATGGCCGCTGCACAGTCGGGCACCCCCG GCCCGGTGTTTGTGGAACTGCCTCTGGACGTGCTGTACCCCTACTTCATGGTTCAGAAGGAGATGGTGCCAGCTAAGCCGCCCAAGGGCCTCATGAGTCGAGCGGTCCACTG GTACTTGGCGAATTCCCTGGCCAACCTCTTTGCAGGAGCTTGGGAGCCTCAGCCTGAGGGGCCTCTGCCCCTGGACATTCCCCAGGCCTCCCCACAGCAG GTTCAGAGATGTGTGGAGATCTTGAGTCGGGCCAAAAAGCCCCTCATGCTAATTGGGAGCCAGGCCCTGCTGCCTCCGACATCCGCAGACAAGCTTCG GGTTGCCGTGGAGACCCTGGGCATCCCTTGCTTCCTGGCAGGGATGGCACGGGGACTGCTGGGCCGCAACCACCCCCTCCATTTCCGGCAGAACCGCAGGGCTGCCCTGAAGAAGGCAGATGTGGTCGTCCTGGCAG GAGCAGTGTGTGACTTCCGCCTGTCCTATGGGCGTGTCCTCAGCCGCAGCAGCAAAATCATTGTTGTCAACCGTGACCGGAAGGAGATGCTGATCAACTCAGACATTTTCTGGAAGCCCCAAGAGGCTGTGCAGG gagatgtgggctccTTCGTGGTGAAGCTGGTGGAGGGCCTCCAGGGTCAGATGTGGGCCTCAGACTGGGCAGAGGAGCTTCGGCAAGCCGACCAACAGAAGGAGCAGACCTTTCG GGAGAAGGCACTGATGCCTGTAGCCCAGCATCTTAACCCGGTGCGGGTCCTGCAGCTGGTGGAGGACACTCTGCCTGACAACTCCATCCTGGTGGTCGATGGCGGGGACTTTGTGGGCACAGCTGCCTACCTGGTGCAGCCCCGTGGGCCCTTGCGTTGGCTTGATCCTG GGGCCTTTgggactctgggggttggtgcCGGATTTGCACTTGGGGCCAAACTGTGTCGGCCGGATGCTGAG GTCTGGTGCCTGTTTGGGGATGGAGCATTTGGCTATAGCCTCATCGAATTTGACACCTTCGTCAGACACAAG ATCCCAGTGATGGCCTTGATAGGAAATGATGCTGGCTGGACCCAGATTTCCAGGGAGCAGGTGCCCTCTCTGGGCAGCAACGTGGCCTGTGGCCTGGCTTACACTG ATTATCACAAGGCAGCCCAGGGACTGGGGGCCCAGGGCTTGCTGCTCTCACGCGAGAATGAGGATCAGGTGGTCAAGGTGCTGCATGATGCCCAGCAGCGGTGCCAGGATGGCCACCCGGTTGTGGTCAACATTCTCATCGGGAGGACGGACTTCCGGGATGGCTCCATCGCCATGTAG